A section of the Halichoerus grypus chromosome 11, mHalGry1.hap1.1, whole genome shotgun sequence genome encodes:
- the SYTL2 gene encoding synaptotagmin-like protein 2 isoform X3, producing the protein MLFIMIDLSFLTEEEQEAIMKVLQRDAALKRVEEERVRHLPEKIKDDQQLKNMSGQWFYEAKAKRHRDRIHGADIIRASMRKKKLQVAAEQSKDRANEAKASWVNNVNKDAFLPPELTGAVDEPEDVAPARPSSGVVNQASTVMGTSQENTRKSAVSPAKQRKNPFNSSKLPEDHLSQQTKSEPSQNGKAGFSQTSKEGELSESKENSSIPDTSSQNLEKPKQTFPGSENGSPVKAPIPKARKILPKSHELKQEDNQSFPRQRTDSLSTRRPPRGILKRNSSSSSTDSETVRFHQNLEPKSKIVSPGLTIHERISEKEHSLEDDSSNSLESLKHVRFSAVKDELPQSPGLSRGWEVGEFSVLESDRLRNGTEDNVDVDEFWNDPKLSQYRKPLPLHQSASSPSASKNRTQQPMTSGSFPMNGHHSPLEVLTPRPESVENSSTTNEHKAKPSELSRLESELSKSPADGLSCVEPEPSQVPDHSSRDRQQGKPPLLKALKARTSSHSGPFATEIRKTTDDSISKVLDWFNRSSHSEDNKSSLQHPQGIELKEETESPIATALVRDDTILKENGSKALLPTKVKLMRTESDSTFQGKVNTLPSRTCQNNNVNIKPKSINLSQQGKEGPAIFQPCEIYGPNQGSKTMDSSQVSKNRGEGNRVLTPISNNSYSALKGPDAEDQVPCNIKDVGSLDEEEPKLHVYEKNRGNSEVNFDSLILVKKTSLKENMKAERKSKGGDPHILKASLEPENIESLHGATKNKSWEKPEVQLQEAGEVPKNQVQREKYKRVSERISFWEGEKAAAKLTHKEPTLSCSQGQPSTKAYQPVKSMDSLSTGQCEYNQVTSKQVVLDENGHTAHLSSFYSSNKPKETRPQISGPSKNYPSVDQSGEVSPFQNKINEPIKRLPVAESWHYERDITLLAGQHPSNIGSGTHTPLEKDKSLISESNPNFKVKSLKERMDESNTEQVYNHSQFENLRKFWDLGANPNSQENVEKNTNMISQKYLMPFNSQKHKEFSDIKSSGKNTHEIGMLPGKKKILVREKIEKLNSKCTRQVLSDGTTFPLGPSRKSTRHLPGNESSKENVEKNTKWFVTPVFEEEKDYSDQEIQESIVKTSVLSKDYKDTFNDSLQKLLSEASSLAMPPSGGKVHGKQMSEPDISGNKRWPQDTDFAETEEDDTGHKETINEHVDKTVAPPKVKPNTLTASLDKLLKEAPVTSPCPLPIVLEPVTTRINSEPEEDRVYEKGIEWSRSTSAYQKEIIAPFPKGNETLVNTALPQKTESGECQLSMEDLRQVAAEGSHPSGQPSHLYRKDSFGDVANSPQEMPSSRDAHLAPQDKALPLRREISETVEKVILPPKTASNDINAVLQKLLREACYPVGREVVPGEVQAEFPEGVQAAGSPQNSTPWATMDITVPDRNDFYSFKVVPDKTHNVGSYLAARVPPSEQTCRSCGSTVSQRGKELPQEMAEIVRETVTQPKSEFLEFSAGLEKLLKEVIETPSSKYESDPGTLSPSKLTGRAEVSRQAASDFQSEEIKETVKKSEAPLITESTFDISFEKLFREASEAPSYQLQVSVKEEKPEKEPSQSEQASFLRTVPHFDWTASEASEMKLMSNVFKSQVNQCDEVLGGDKAVTDLSVDLCGSESGLEIPGALQFYVEHKIGITETINPAEDRDSESEVAGVQEGASQEPGLEEAPKAISMSRNGQPIPLLTNTENARETSNVELMLASPWKRIEKKEEKDFSDSDFSGGDESSNAESWRKTSSSEEEPSPVLKTLERSAARKMPSKSLEDISSDSPNQAKVDNLPEELVRSAEDVSTVPSQPDNPFSHPDKLKRMSKSVPAFLQDESDDRETDTTSESSYQLSRHKKSPSSLTNLSSSSGMTSLSSVSGSVMSVYSGDFGNLEVKGNIQFAIDYVDSLKELHVFVAQCKDLAAADVKKQRSDPYVKTYLLPDKGKMGKKKTLVVKKTLNPVYNEILRKQKENQLL; encoded by the exons ACATTTGCCTGAAAAAATTAAGGATGACCAACAGTTGAAGAATATGAGTGGCCAGTGGTTTTATGAAGCCAAGGCAAAAAGGCACAGAGACAGAATTCATGGTGCAGATATCATCAGAGCATCCATGAGAAAGAAGAAGCTCCAGGTAGCAG CCGAGCAGAGTAAGGACAGAGCAAATGAGGCAAAGGCAAGTTGGGTGAATAACGTCAACAAAGATGCTTTCCTCCCCCCAGAACTAACTGGTGCTGTGGATGAGCCAGAAGATGTCGCCCCAGCAAGGCCAAG TTCTGGCGTGGTAAATCAAGCCTCCACCGTGATGGGTACATCCCAGGAAAACACAAGGAAGTCAGCTGTGTCTCCGGCTAAG CAAAGGAAAAATCCATTTAATAGCTCCAAGTTGCCAGAAGATCACTTATCTCAACAAACCAAAAGTGAGCCGTCACAAAATGGAAAGGCTGGTTTCTCTCAGACTTCAAAAGAag GTGAATTGTCAGAGTCAAAAGAAAACTCATCTATCCCAGATACTTCAAGCCAAAATTTAGAGAAACCAAAGCAGACATTTCCAGGCTCCGAGAATGGATCTCCGGTCAAAGCTCCGATCCCCAAAGCCAGGAAAATTCTCCCCAAATCACATGAGTTAAAGCAAGAAGATAACCAGTCTTTTCCTCGACAAAGGACAGACTCCCTGAGCACGAGGCGGCCTCCCAGGGGGATCCTGAAACGCAACTCCAGTTCCAGCAGCACAGACTCAGAAACAGTTCGTTTTCATCAGAACTTGGAACCCAAAAGCAAAATTGTGTCCCCTGGCCTCACCATCCATGAGAGAATTTCTGAGAAGGAGCATTCTTTAGAAGATGACTCCTCAAACTCCCTGGAGTCATTGAAGCATGTGAGATTCTCTGCAGTGAAGGATGAGCTCCCGCAGAGTCCTGGGCTAAGCCGTGGCTGGGAAGTAGGAGAATTTAGTGTTTTAGAATCTGACAGGTTAAGGAATGGAACAGAAGATAATGTGGACGTCGATGAGTTTTGGAATGACCCTAAGCTTTCCCAATACAGGAAGCCTTTGCCTTTACATCAGTCAGCCTCAAGCCCAAGTGCATCAAAAAATCGAACACAGCAGCCAATGACTTCTGGTTCTTTTCCAATGAATGGGCACCATTCTCCCTTAGAAGTTTTAACTCCAAGACCAGAGTCTGTTGAAAATTCATCCACCACCAATGAACACAAAGCTAAACCATCAGAATTATCAAGGCTTGAATCAGAATTGTCTAAAAGCCCTGCTG ATGGACTGTCTTGTGTTGAGCCTGAGCCATCTCAGGTGCCAGATCACAGTTCTAGAGACCGTCAGCAAGGTAAGCCCCCTCTTCTCAAGGCCCTAAAAGCTAGGACGTCCTCACACTCTGGTCCATTTGCCACTGAGATAAGGAAGACAACTGACGATTCCATATCTAAAGTCCTAGACTGGTTTAATCGAAGTTCTCATTCAGAAGACAATAAGTCATCTCTCCAACATCCCCAAGGAatagaactgaaagaagaaacagaatcacCGATTGCTACTGCCTTGGTGAGAGATGACACCATTCTAAAAGAAAATGGCTCAAAGGCTCTGTTACCCACCAAAGTTAAATTGATGCGTACGGAATCTGATTCAACGTTCCAGGGAAAGGTAAATACACTGCCTTCTAGGACTTGCCAAAATAATAATGTGAATATCAAACCCAAATCCATTAATTTGTCCCAACAAGGCAAGGAAGGTCCAGCCATATTTCAACCATGTGAAATCTATGGCCCAAATCAAGGGAGTAAAACTATGGACTCTAGCCAAGTTTCAAAAAACAGAGGAGAAGGAAATCGAGTACTTACCCCAATCAGTAACAATTCCTACAGTGCTCTCAAAGGACCTGATGCAGAAGACCAAGTTCCATGCAACATTAAGGATGTTGGCAGCTTAGATGAAGAAGAGCCTAAGCTTcatgtttatgaaaaaaatagaggaaactCAGAAGTGAATTTTGACTCTTTAATACTTGTCAAAAAAACAAGTTTGAAAGAGAACatgaaggcagagagaaagagcaaaggagGAGATCCACACATCCTGAAAGCTTCTTTAGAGCCAGAGAATATTGAGTCACTACATGGGGCTACCAAAAACAAATCTTGGGAGAAGCCTGAGGTCCAGTTACAAGAAGCTGGTGAGGTTCCCAAGAACCAAGTGCAAAGAGAGAAATACAAAAGAGTAAGTGAAAGAATATCTTTCTGGGAAGGTGAGAAAGCTGCTGCTAAGTTAACTCATAAAGAACCCACATTGTCATGCAGTCAAGGGCAACCTTCGACTAAAGCATATCAGCCTGTGAAGTCCATGGACAGTTTATCTACAGGCCAGTGTGAATATAATCAAGTCACTAGCAAACAAGTGGTCCTAGATGAGAATGGCCACACAGCCCATCTCTCCAGTTTTTATTCCTCAAATAAACCTAAAGAGACCAGGCCCCAGATATCCGGTCCATCCAAAAATTATCCTTCAGTTGACCAATCAGGTGAAGTGTCTCCCTTTCAGAATAAGATAAATGAGCCTATAAAAAGATTGCCAGTGGCAGAGAGTTGGCATTATGAAAGGGATATTACTTTACTGGCTGGGCAACATCCTTCAAATATTGGGAGTGGAACGCATACTCctttggagaaagacaaatctcTAATCAGTGAATCAAATCCCAACTTTAAAGTTAAGTCCCTaaaagaaagaatggatgaaTCCAATACAGAACAGGTCTATAATCACTCTCAATTTGAGAATTTGAGAAAGTTTTGGGACTTAGGAGCCAATCCAAACAGTCAAGAAAATGTTGAGAAGAATACTAACATGATAAGCCAAAAATATTTGATGCCTTTTAATAGCCAGAAACACAAAgaattcagtgacattaaatcATCAGGAAAGAATACCCATGAAATAGGGATGCttccaggtaaaaaaaaaattctggtaagagagaaaatagagaaattaaattcaaagtGCACACGCCAGGTGTTATCAGATGGAACCACATTTCCATTGGGACCATCCAGAAAGTCTACTCGTCATTTGCCAGGAAATGAGTCATCAAaggaaaatgtggaaaagaaTACGAAATGGTTTGTTACGCCAGTGTTCGAGGAAGAAAAGGATTACTCAGACCAAGAGATTCAAGAATCCATAGTTAAAACAAGTGTTTTGTCTAAAGACTACAAAGACACTTTTAATGACAGCTTACAGAAGCTACTTTCAGAAGCTTCATCACTAGCCATGCCTCCTTCGGGTGGAAAAGTTCATGGAAAACAAATGTCTGAACCAGATATTTCTGGAAATAAGAGATGGCCTCAAGATACAGATTTTGCTGAGACTGAAGAAGATGACACAGGACATAAGGAGACCATTAATGAGCATGTAGACAAAACAGTAGCTCCTCCAAAGGTTAAGCCGAACACTTTGACTGCTAGTTTAGACAAACTCCTAAAGGAAGCACCTGTAACTTCACCCTGTCCCTTGCCAATTGTGTTGGAACCTGTTACCACTAGGATCAACTCTGAACCTGAAGAGGATAGAGTTTATGAAAAAGGGATAGAATGGAGTCGCAGCACATCAGCCTATCAGAAAGAGATAATAGCTCCTTTTCCAAAGGGGAACGAAACTTTGGTAAATACAGCTCTCCCCCAGAAAACTGAAAGTGGTGAGTGCCAACTAAGCATGGAGGACTTACGTCAGGTGGCCGCAGAAGGTTCTCACCCATCGGGTCAACCTTCCCATCTTTACAGAAAAGATTCTTTTGGGGATGTGGCCAACTCTCCCCAAGAGATGCCTTCTTCCAGGGATGCTCATCTTGCTCCCCAGGATAAGGCATTACCTTTGCGAAGGGAAATTTCAGAGACTGTAGAAAAAGTCATTCTTCCTCCTAAAACTGCCTCGAATGATATAAATGCTGTATTACAAAAGCTACTGAGAGAAGCTTGTTATCCAGTTGGGAGGGAAGTAGTTCCTGGAGAAGTACAAGCAGAATTTCCTGAAGGAGTACAGGCAGCAGGTAGCCCCCAAAATTCTACACCATGGGCTACAATGGACATTACAGTGCCAGACAGAAATGATTTCTATTCCTTCAAAGTAGTCCCTGATAAAACTCATAACGTTGGATCTTATTTAGCTGCCCGAGTACCTCCATCAGAACAAACCTGTCGCTCATGTGGTTCCACTGTTAGTCAGCGTGGCAAAGAGTTACCTCAGGAAATGGCAGAAATTGTGAGGGAAACAGTTACTCAACCTAAATCAGAGTTCCTAGAATTCAGTGCTGGCTTAGAAAAACTACTGAAGGAAGTAATTGAAACCCCCTCCTCAAAATATGAAAGTGATCCAGGGACTCTTTCTCCATCAAAGTTAACAGGTAGGGCTGAGGTGTCCAGGCAAGCTGCTTCTGACTTCCAATCtgaggaaatcaaagaaacagtaaaaaagtCTGAGGCTCCATTAATCACTGAGAGTACTTTTGATATTagttttgagaaactttttagaGAAGCATCTGAAGCTCCTTCTTACCAGCTCCAGGTGTCAGTGAAGGAAGAAAAGCCTGAGAAGGAGCCTTCCCAGTCAGAGCAGGCCAGTTTCTTGAGGACAGTACCCCATTTTGACTGGACAGCCTCAGAGGCCTCTGAAATGAAGCTTATGAGTAATGTTTTCAAATCGCAAGTCAACCAGTGTGATGAAGTGTTGGGAGGTGACAAAGCTGTGACTGATTTATCAGTAGATCTTTGTGGTTCTGAAAGTGGGCTTGAGATCCCTGGAGCCCTGCAGTTCTATGTGGAACATAAAATAGGGATCACTGAAACTATAAACCCTGCAGAAGACAGGGATAGTGAGAGTGAGGTTGCAGGGGTTCAAGAAGGGGCTTCTCAGGAGCCTGGCTTGGAAGAGGCTCCTAAAGCAATTAGTATGTCCAGAAATGGGCAACCCATTCCTCTCCTGACAAACACAGAAAACGCTAGAGAAACAAGTAACGTCGAACTGATGCTGGCATCAccatggaagagaatagagaaaaaagaagaaaaggatttcTCTGACTCTGATTTTTCAGGTGGCGACGAGAGTTCCAATGCAGAAAGCTGGAGAAAAACCTCCA GTTCAGAAGAAGAACCCAGTCCTGTCTTGAAAACTTTGGAAAGGAGTGCTGCTAGGAAAATGCCTTCCAAAAGTCTAGAAGACATTTCATCAGATTCACCAA ATCAAGCAAAAGTAGATAATCTGCCAGAAGAATTAGTACGTAGTGCTGAAGATG TTTCCACAGTGCCTTCACAACCTGATAATCCGTTTTCCCACCCTGACAAACTCAAAAGGATGAGCAAGTCTGTTCCAGCATTTCTCCAAGATGAG AGTGATGACAGAGAAACAGATACAACCTCAGAGAGCAGTTACCAGCTCAGCAGACACAAGAAGAGCCCAAGCTCTTTAACCAATCTTAGCAGCTCCTCTGGCATGACGTCCCTGTCTTCT GTGAGCGGCAGTGTGATGAGCGTTTACAGTGGAGACTTTGGCAATCTGGAAGTGAAAGGAAATATTCAGTTTGCAATCGACTATGTGGACTCACTGAAGGAGTTACATGTCTTTGTGGCCCAGTGTAAAGACTTAGCAGCAGCGGATGTTAAAAAACAGCGCTCAGACCC atatgtAAAGACCTATTTGTTACCAGACAAGGGCAAAATGGGCAAGAAGAAAACACTTGTAGTGAAGAAGACTTTGAATCCTGTGTATAATGAGATACTGCGG